One window of Methanoculleus thermophilus genomic DNA carries:
- a CDS encoding nucleotide-binding protein gives MQIGNIKVRVTAVTLAVFLFFVVLVALYILATGDIYALFWAVPAVLMLLIIPMILNYMSQKQYASLVPMYEAEAKNARIREINLNRLGEPVRIKGVVEQVYFQFLNRPQYLVADRTGEISVKMFTSPMEDVQKGDVVEVLGTVVKRYILTGDAVINCVSIRKVKNNQQS, from the coding sequence ATGCAAATCGGAAATATCAAAGTGAGGGTGACGGCCGTTACACTGGCCGTCTTCCTCTTTTTTGTTGTCCTGGTCGCTCTGTATATCCTCGCAACCGGGGACATATATGCGCTATTTTGGGCAGTTCCAGCGGTACTCATGCTGCTTATCATACCCATGATACTCAATTACATGAGCCAGAAGCAGTATGCGTCGCTGGTGCCAATGTATGAAGCGGAAGCAAAAAACGCCCGGATTCGGGAGATTAACCTGAACAGGCTCGGCGAACCTGTGCGCATAAAGGGCGTCGTCGAGCAGGTGTATTTCCAGTTCCTTAACCGACCGCAGTACCTCGTCGCCGACCGAACAGGTGAGATATCGGTCAAGATGTTCACCTCACCGATGGAGGACGTGCAGAAAGGGGATGTGGTCGAGGTGCTCGGAACCGTCGTCAAACGCTACATCCTGACCGGAGATGCGGTCATCAACTGTGTCTCCATACGGAAAGTCAAGAACAATCAGCAATCCTGA